The genomic DNA AGGGTCGCTAATTCGCAAAAAAATCTATAAATCTGACACCCAAACGGGCGTCTGAACAGCTCGCGAATAGCTGGCCTTGAGGGATTATTTTGAAGCCTCAGCGACGGCAATGGCTTTCAGAAGCCCCTTGGCTTTGTTGAGGGTCTCATGATATTCCTCTGAGGGAACACTATCCGCCACAATTCCTGCCCCAGCCTGGACATACGCTTTATTCCCGATCATCACCATCGTTCGTAAAGCGATGCAGGTATCCATGTCGCCCGTGTAGTCAATATATCCGACCGCTCCGGCGTAGGGACCGCGTCGATGCTTTTCCAGCTCATCTATGATTTCCATAGCTCGCACTTTGGGAGCCCCGGAAACTGTCCCAGCCGGCAATCCAGCGCGAAGAGCATCGAGGCAGGTCAAACCTTCTCTCAGCTGGCCTTTGACATTCGATGTGATGTGCATCACGTGGCTGTACTTCTCAACAACCATCACATCGCTCAAAGTGACGGAGTTGTATTTTGCAATTCGACCAACATCGTTTCGGGCCAGGTCCACAAGCATGACGTGTTCGGCCCGTTCCTTGGGATCAGACACTAATTCTTCAGCAAGTGCCCGGTCTTCCTCCTCTGTCTCTCCACGTTTTCGCGTGCCAGCAAGAGGACGAATGGTCGTTTCTCCATCCTCGACACGGACCATAATTTCTGGAGAACTTCCGACGAGAGTCGCCCCGGGAGTTTGCAACAGGAACATAAACGGGCTCGGATTCACAACCCGTAATGCCCGGTAAATTTCAAGAGGTGTCGCTGTTGTTTCGACTTCGAGACGTTGACTGATAACAACCTGAAAGATATCGCCCGCCTTGATGTATTCTTTGCAGCTTTCGACAGCTTCTTCATACTCTTCCTGAGAAAAGTTCGACTTCCACGATTGGCTCATGGGAGGATCTGGAGAGACATCAGTCAACGAAAGAATTCGCTGCGGTGACTGCAAACGTGCACAGAGATCATCAACTTGCGAACAGGCCCGGTCGTACTCAGCTCTCAGGTCTCCCGTGTCTGTGGGAACTTGAGCGACGACAAGCGTTGTTTTCTCGATATGATCGAAGATGATCATCGAATCGTAAAACGCAAACGAATAGTCCGGCAACTTCCGATCATCTTCAGGTGGATTAGGCAAATTTTCGGTGTATCGAACGACATCGTACCCGGCATAGCCAACGGCTCCCCCGACAAAACGGGGCAAATTCGGGTGCGGGGCCGATGAAAACTGGTCGATCCAGTCTCCCAAGGTGATCAGTGGGTCGTCGACGGTTTTCTTCTCGGTCTGGCCATCCCGAGTGATTTCGACCTCATTACCGTAGGCGTCGATTCGCAGAAACGGATCACCACCTAGAAAACTGTACCTGCCGACCTTTTCTCCACCGACAACACTTTCGAAGAGAAACGATTGCCCCGACCAATTCGCTTTGCAGAATGCCGTAACGGGAGTCAATGTATCACTATAAAGCTTGCGGTACACCGGAATGAATCCAGCTTTCCCCACTCGCTCGACAAGTTGTTCAAATGAAGGGTGGTAATGCATCGTCGCTGCCTGAGAAGAAAATCTGTATCAGCATCTTATGGATTGTCGAAGGGGTGAGCGAGAGTCAGAGGCCGTTTTTCAATCGAATTGCGACCTACGTTTCTTAAACTGTCGGTCATCTGGCCTTTTCTTGATAGATCCGGTACCGATTGACTTGATACTCCAGCCGAATAGAATTGAGATGGGTCGCAGTGCCGAAGCTGGAATGCCATCTCCAGCTGCAGCGCGGTCTCTTCACCATCCAAAATAATTGGGACTCCGATGAAAAAGTGCCTCCGCTGCAACAAGCAGGCCACTCACCATATTACGGAAATCAAAAACGGCAAAACCGTTGCACTGCACTTATGTGATCAGTGTGTGGGCGAATATCTCAACACGGTCGATGTTGGTGGAATTCCTGATGACCTGGAGGACCCACTGTCAATCGGACCGATCGGAAGTATCGCTTCGGACAGTCCCGTTGAGTCAACATCCGAGGCGTGCCCAAAATGCGGGATGACATATAAACTCTTTCGCAGCCAGGGACGTCTGGGCTGCCCGCATGACTATCAACACTTTCATGATGAGCTGATCCCGTTACTGGAAAGCATTCATCACGGCGAAACTCAGCACGTAGGGAAAATCCCCCCAAAAGTCTCGGAAGAGAGCCGCAAGCAGTACGAGCTGATTCGCTTGAAGAACGAACTCAAATTGGCCATCGAAGAAGAAGCCTACGAACTGGCAGCGGAATTACGTGATCAGATTCAATCTCTGAATGAAGAATCGTCTTCAGTTGAGCAAGATTAACTTTTTTCAGAAGTGCTTCTCGCCAGAAGCAAACAGGGCAAAAAGCTCAACTCAAACTTATCAACGCAAAAAAGGCCGAGCGGTATCTCACATCGCTCGGCCTTCATGCATTCATGGTAGGTGATTCAGATATTAACACACCCTTTCTCACGAGGTGGGTCTCAATCCCCCAGCTTCGGTTTCTCACGCCGAAGCAACTCAGTCACCAAAATAAGTCATTGCATTCCACGTGCCAATTCAAGCTCAAATTTCTTCAAGAATGCAACAAGCCCTTACAAAGACTGGAGTAAGAACATTTTTGCCCGAATCGGCACCAAGCTCCTCTCATCGATTCTTTGCAACAATTTCAAGGAATCGGAGCCGACTTTGCACTTTCTACCATGCGATTACTGCTTCGCTGCGTGTGCTGCTTCAACCATCTTGGCTGAAAATTTCGAAATTGCTTCCCCAAGTTGGTCAGCCGGAATCTCTCCATCCGCAACTTTCTGGAATTCTCGAACCAGTGCCGAGCCAACGATCACCCCTTCTGCCAAGCCTCGCAAAGGCTCAACATGCTCAGGCTGACTGATTCCAAATCCGACAGCCAAAGGCAAATCAGTCTCTTCTCGCAACCATTTCAACTGATGCAACAACGCATCAGCAACTTCACGTCTTTCTCCAGTCGTCCCGGCGACAGCGATGCAGTACACAAATCCGGAGCAACATTCGAGAATTTGCTTCACACGCGCGCGCGGAGTCGTCGGAGCGATAAGTTGAATTAGATCAAGCCCCTTTGATGTCACAGATTCAAAGACCTCTTTCGCCTCCGCTCCGGGGAGATCAGGAATAATCAGCCCTGAAACCCCTGATTTAACACACTGCTCCAGAAAGGAATCGAGCCCGACCCGAAAGACAATCGCGTAGCTGACCATTGCGACCAGCGGCGGAAGACCATCATCTTTCAACTCTGAAATAGAATCAAAAATCTCGTGAACCGTCACCTTGGCATCGAGTGATCGAGTGTATGACGCCTGAATCACCGGGCCATCGGCAATCGGATCGCTGTAGGGAAACCCAATTTCGATCAGGTCAACCTGAGCGGCCGCCAAACTCTTCAAAACCTCTTGAGTCCCAGCCAGATCGGGATCGCCAGCTGTAATGAAAGGCATGAACGCCATTTTTTCGTCTTGCTTCAACGTCGCAAAGACTTCAGATATTCGAGATCCCACAAAACACTCCCAACATCGAAAACCGATGAGCCAATACCAATGAACGTCGTCTAAGAATCTCTGACAAGATTATTGAAATCGAGATGACTGATGCGAGTTTCGATCACTTGATCAGATTTTACTAGAGCGAATAAATCTTTAATTAAAGTGCTGCAAACGAAGGCAAATCCAATTCTCCCCATCTCGTTCTGCTTCTTGGCGAGTGGTGATGATCTTCGCCAGCACGAGAAGAATCGAAAAAGTTCTAAACATCCATTTCAGTAAGACGTGCCACTTCGTTGATGTCTTTATCACCACGACCAGACAGGCAGACGACAACCACTTCGTCTTTTGACCGTTCCTTTGCAGCTTTCATGGCATGTGCCACAGCATGTGAACTCTCGATGGCTGGCAAGATTCCCTCCAGCTTCGCAACGAGCTGGAACGTTGCCAGTGCTTCGTCGTCTTGAGCGACGGTGTACTGAACGCGGCCAGAGTCTTTCCAGTAGCTGTGCTCAGGTCCGACTCCAGGATAGTCCAACCCTGCCGAGATCGAATGAACATCCTCAGTTTGCCCATCTTCATTCTGCATTACGTAGCTGTAGCTTCCGTGCAAAATACCAGGAGCCCCGTAAGTCAGCGTGCTGGCATGGTCGCCAGGTTTTGAGCCTCGACCGCCTGCTTCGACTCCGGTCAGCTTCACGTCATAGTCTTCAACAAACGGATAAAACATCCCCGCTGCGTTTGATCCACCACCGACGCAAGCAACAATTTCATCCGGGAGCCGGTCGAGTGATTCGATGCACTGCTCGCGGGTCTCTTTTCCAATGACTGACTGAAAGTCTCGAACAATCACCGGAAACGGATGCGGTCCTACGACCGAGCCCAGAATATAATGTGTCGTGTCAACACTCCCCATCCAGTCTCTCATCGCTTCGTTGATTGCATCCCGGAGAGTTTTTGAGCCCGATGAAACTCCTCGGACCTCAGCCCCCATATTGCGCATCAGGAAGACATTCAACTTTTGGCGTCGAATATCTTCTTCCCCCATATAGACCACACAGTCGAGTCCAAACCGCGCACATGCCGTAGCTGTGGCAACGCCATGCTGTCCGGCGCCGGTCTCAGCAATGACACGTTTTTTCCCCATCCGGAGCGTCAGCAACGCTTGCCCGATGGTATTGTTGATTTTGTGGGCTCCGGTATGGTTGAGATCTTCTCGCTTGAAGAAAATTTTCGCCCCGCCGCAGTGTTCGGTCAGTCTTTCAGCGAAGTAAAGCGGGCTGGCACGTCCCACGTATGTCTTCAAAAGATGGTCGAGCTGAGACTGAAAGTCTGGGTCTTTTTTTGCTCGCTCATACTCTTCAGACAATTGATCAAGAGCAGCCATCAGAGTTTCCGGGACGAATCGACGTCCAAATTCTCCAAATCGCCCCTGTTCGTCAGGAACACTTTTTGTCGCAGATGTCATTTCTCAAACTCACTAAGAGCTGATCCAAAAACCTGAATTTCATTTCCCAAACACTGAGGAAATTCAATGGGATAGAGGTTTCTGGATAGGGGCGAATCGTTCATCAATGCCAAAATCTCTCAATGCTCTCATTCTGTTGCACATCCACAAACATGTACAATTTCTGATCACACGTGACATTCATCACTCGAGATCGCACGAAGCTGTATGATTAACACGATCCATCAAGTATCGTGTTGGCAGGATGTCGTCACGTTTTGCGTGAACACTTCCTGAAAATCTCAACCTTATCGACATTATTCCGAGAAGAACGGAGGCGTCAACAAGGTGAGACCGAATTCCCGGGAAAGTTTTGATCTGATGACGAGAGTTGCCTTCAATTTGAACCAGACGCTTGAGATGTCCCTGAAAAGAGGGGTTGAAAACGAATCTCCTGAATCAGAGCAGTTGCCATGAGAGTCCTGATTACCGGATTTCCACCATTTCCGGGCTGTCCCATCAACCCAACTCAACAATTGGTGGACGCGATCAGAGACGATGCCATTGCTGTGAACGGAGTCCAATTTGTTTCCGAGCTTGTCCCGGTTGCATACCGAGGAGTCGAGGAAGTCTTCGATCGACTCATTTCCGAGATTCAACCATCGCTGGTTCTCGCGTTCGGCGTCGGCAGACATCAAAGCACTCTGCGGCTCGAAACTCTGGGCGTCAACCTGGACGATGCTTCGATTCAAGACAACGCGAGTGAACTCCGCCAGAACAAACCAATTGTCAAAGATGGTCCATCGGAAATTGCGAATCGACTCGACCTTGAACTCCTGGCCAAAGAATTGCTCAGAGCTGGAGTTCCCACTGAACTCAGTAACAATGCCGGACGGTACGTCTGTAACCATCTCCTGTACTATGCCAGTTACCGTCAATCACAAGTCGAGCCTGCTTACGATTTTCTTTTCACACATGTCCCCACTTTAGAGAACGGGTTCGATCTGGATTTGACGTTGAAGGGAATTGAAGTGATGATAAATTGGCATGAATGACAAACTCTGTCACCGAGACCTTAAACTCTGCCACCGAGACCTTGAATCGACAGCTTTCATCGATAGTGAATCGTACACGATCAGCCCGCGCTCTCCCCTGAACCTTCAGGGACAACCGTGTTAATGAGGAACAATGACTTCAGACAATGAGTTAAAATACTGGATGGGTTTCGATTTAGGTGGCACAAAGATGCTTGCCCAGATCTATGACGATAACTGGGAAGTCCTCGCCAAGGAAAAGAAGCGAACCAAGCCAGGAACGAGCGCCAAGCAGGGTGTCGACAGAATCATCGACACGATTCAGGATGCACTGAAAAAAGCGGACCTCACTCCAAAACAACTAAAAGGGATTGGAATTGGTTGTCCCGGTCCAATTGATATGGAGAAAGGAATCCTGCTCGACCTCCCGAACCTGGGATGGGAAGAGGTTCGACTTCAAGAGCAGGTTTCCAAAGAACTGGGTTGTCCTGTTGCCATCCTGAATGATGTCGATGCCGGAACATACGCTGAGTACAGAGTCGGAGCAGCGAAAGGAACCCGAACTGCAATCGCTGTCTTTGCTGGGACAGGAATCGGCGGAGGATGTATTTATCGGGGAGAAATTCTGCGCGGCTCACGCATCTCGGCATTTGAAATTGGTCACATTCAAGTGATGTCAAATGGTCCACGATGCGGTTGCGGACAACGAGGATGTCTGGAGTCAGTCGCGAGTCGGCTTGCAATTGCTGCGCAAGCCGCAAGAACTGCGTACCGAGGAGATGCCCCGAACCTCTTAGATAACTCTGGCGTTGACCTCTCCAAAATCCGCAGTGGAGCGTTGTCATCTTCGATCCAAAAAGGCGATCAGGCCGTCGAAGATATCATCTCCGAAGCTGCCCGCTATATTGGAATTGCTGTCGCCAGTTCGGTAAACCTGATTGGTCCAGAGATGGTTGTTCTAGGTGGCGGCTTGGTTGAAGCGATGCCAGAACTCTTCGTACCCCAAGTCAAGCGCTCAGCAAACAAACGTGTTATGCCAGCATATCGGGACAGTTTTGAAGTTGTCGCGGCAAAACTGGAAGATGACGCCGGCGTGTTAGGAGCCGCACTTTGGGCAGAGCACCAACTCTCCCCAACGAAAGAGGATTAAATTTTTTCGAAGCTGGACGAATCAGTCAGCCCGCAGCGTACTGATTGACTCCAACGTCGATTCCATTCATGATGCAGTTCTTAACAAAGTCGAAATAAGGACCTGCTCAAGATGAATCGTTTTGTTCTCGTTTCTTTGTGTGCCATCCTGAGCATGCAACTCACTTCAGTGTCGGCGCAGGGACCTGACCAGCCTAACTTTGTCATCATCTTCGCAGATGACCTCGGGTATGGTGACCTCGGATGTTACGGAAATCCGACGATTCGCACACCGAATCTGGACCGTATGGCTGCTGAG from Thalassoglobus polymorphus includes the following:
- the trpE gene encoding anthranilate synthase component I, with product MHYHPSFEQLVERVGKAGFIPVYRKLYSDTLTPVTAFCKANWSGQSFLFESVVGGEKVGRYSFLGGDPFLRIDAYGNEVEITRDGQTEKKTVDDPLITLGDWIDQFSSAPHPNLPRFVGGAVGYAGYDVVRYTENLPNPPEDDRKLPDYSFAFYDSMIIFDHIEKTTLVVAQVPTDTGDLRAEYDRACSQVDDLCARLQSPQRILSLTDVSPDPPMSQSWKSNFSQEEYEEAVESCKEYIKAGDIFQVVISQRLEVETTATPLEIYRALRVVNPSPFMFLLQTPGATLVGSSPEIMVRVEDGETTIRPLAGTRKRGETEEEDRALAEELVSDPKERAEHVMLVDLARNDVGRIAKYNSVTLSDVMVVEKYSHVMHITSNVKGQLREGLTCLDALRAGLPAGTVSGAPKVRAMEIIDELEKHRRGPYAGAVGYIDYTGDMDTCIALRTMVMIGNKAYVQAGAGIVADSVPSEEYHETLNKAKGLLKAIAVAEASK
- a CDS encoding UvrB/UvrC motif-containing protein, which produces MKKCLRCNKQATHHITEIKNGKTVALHLCDQCVGEYLNTVDVGGIPDDLEDPLSIGPIGSIASDSPVESTSEACPKCGMTYKLFRSQGRLGCPHDYQHFHDELIPLLESIHHGETQHVGKIPPKVSEESRKQYELIRLKNELKLAIEEEAYELAAELRDQIQSLNEESSSVEQD
- the trpA gene encoding tryptophan synthase subunit alpha, whose translation is MGSRISEVFATLKQDEKMAFMPFITAGDPDLAGTQEVLKSLAAAQVDLIEIGFPYSDPIADGPVIQASYTRSLDAKVTVHEIFDSISELKDDGLPPLVAMVSYAIVFRVGLDSFLEQCVKSGVSGLIIPDLPGAEAKEVFESVTSKGLDLIQLIAPTTPRARVKQILECCSGFVYCIAVAGTTGERREVADALLHQLKWLREETDLPLAVGFGISQPEHVEPLRGLAEGVIVGSALVREFQKVADGEIPADQLGEAISKFSAKMVEAAHAAKQ
- the trpB gene encoding tryptophan synthase subunit beta gives rise to the protein MTSATKSVPDEQGRFGEFGRRFVPETLMAALDQLSEEYERAKKDPDFQSQLDHLLKTYVGRASPLYFAERLTEHCGGAKIFFKREDLNHTGAHKINNTIGQALLTLRMGKKRVIAETGAGQHGVATATACARFGLDCVVYMGEEDIRRQKLNVFLMRNMGAEVRGVSSGSKTLRDAINEAMRDWMGSVDTTHYILGSVVGPHPFPVIVRDFQSVIGKETREQCIESLDRLPDEIVACVGGGSNAAGMFYPFVEDYDVKLTGVEAGGRGSKPGDHASTLTYGAPGILHGSYSYVMQNEDGQTEDVHSISAGLDYPGVGPEHSYWKDSGRVQYTVAQDDEALATFQLVAKLEGILPAIESSHAVAHAMKAAKERSKDEVVVVCLSGRGDKDINEVARLTEMDV
- a CDS encoding pyroglutamyl-peptidase I family protein, which produces MRVLITGFPPFPGCPINPTQQLVDAIRDDAIAVNGVQFVSELVPVAYRGVEEVFDRLISEIQPSLVLAFGVGRHQSTLRLETLGVNLDDASIQDNASELRQNKPIVKDGPSEIANRLDLELLAKELLRAGVPTELSNNAGRYVCNHLLYYASYRQSQVEPAYDFLFTHVPTLENGFDLDLTLKGIEVMINWHE
- a CDS encoding ROK family protein; the protein is MTSDNELKYWMGFDLGGTKMLAQIYDDNWEVLAKEKKRTKPGTSAKQGVDRIIDTIQDALKKADLTPKQLKGIGIGCPGPIDMEKGILLDLPNLGWEEVRLQEQVSKELGCPVAILNDVDAGTYAEYRVGAAKGTRTAIAVFAGTGIGGGCIYRGEILRGSRISAFEIGHIQVMSNGPRCGCGQRGCLESVASRLAIAAQAARTAYRGDAPNLLDNSGVDLSKIRSGALSSSIQKGDQAVEDIISEAARYIGIAVASSVNLIGPEMVVLGGGLVEAMPELFVPQVKRSANKRVMPAYRDSFEVVAAKLEDDAGVLGAALWAEHQLSPTKED